From a region of the Microterricola gilva genome:
- a CDS encoding winged helix-turn-helix transcriptional regulator — translation MTVRNEQMQGIPGTTAGIFPAACPSRTVLDHVTSKWGVLVLLALSREPHRWGELRRGIEGISEKMLAQTLRTLESDGFVLREVQAVIPPRVDYSLTPRGRELTAHLLPLMIWIDNNADEILAPRVG, via the coding sequence ATGACGGTGAGAAATGAGCAGATGCAGGGGATCCCGGGGACGACCGCTGGGATTTTTCCGGCGGCCTGTCCGAGCCGCACCGTGCTCGACCACGTCACCAGCAAGTGGGGCGTGCTCGTGCTGTTGGCACTCTCGCGGGAACCGCACCGCTGGGGCGAACTCCGCCGCGGCATCGAGGGCATCAGCGAGAAGATGCTGGCGCAGACGCTGCGCACGCTCGAGAGCGATGGCTTTGTGCTGCGCGAGGTGCAGGCAGTGATTCCCCCGCGCGTGGACTACAGCCTCACGCCGCGTGGCCGCGAACTGACGGCACATCTGCTGCCGCTGATGATCTGGATCGACAACAACGCCGACGAGATCCTGGCTCCCAGAGTCGGCTGA
- a CDS encoding MFS transporter — MTRDEATTGSEPTATELLFIENPDPRDLPRVAGRSVLAYLAAYLGAFLLFVVPLATALALKVAELTPDARETTLGIIMGVGALIAMFANPVFGALSDRTTSRFGMRRPWILGGAIVAVAAAAVLGFAGEIVLVGAAWTVVQLSINAVLAGLAAFIPDRVPEQQRGKVAAWTGISTQIAPLVALLIGNIAFGIGGGIGWMILTPALVGLVLIAVFVYTVKDRILEPGTIPRLRLRQLFSIFVFNPRSNPDFGWAWLGRFLITLSFAAANTYMVYFMNARLGVPLAQVAVLQLTFLVGTTILIAASATISGAISDRLRRRKGFVLAASGLIALHHVIVAFTFDWPLYIVALAISAIAMGVYFSVDLALVTEVLPDTQNAAAQDMGIFNIANALPQSLAPALAPLALAIGGSGSNYTALYLIAAAVAIAGALTVLPIKAVR, encoded by the coding sequence ATGACGCGTGACGAAGCCACGACCGGATCCGAGCCCACTGCCACGGAGCTGTTATTCATCGAGAACCCCGACCCGCGCGATCTGCCGAGAGTCGCAGGCAGGAGCGTCCTCGCCTACCTGGCCGCGTATCTCGGAGCATTCCTGCTCTTCGTCGTGCCACTGGCGACCGCGCTCGCATTGAAGGTTGCCGAGCTGACCCCAGACGCTCGGGAGACGACGCTCGGCATCATCATGGGAGTCGGGGCTCTCATCGCGATGTTCGCCAATCCGGTGTTCGGTGCACTCAGCGACCGGACGACCTCACGTTTCGGGATGCGCCGCCCGTGGATCCTCGGCGGCGCAATCGTCGCGGTGGCCGCCGCCGCGGTGTTGGGCTTCGCCGGCGAGATCGTGCTCGTCGGCGCAGCGTGGACCGTGGTGCAGCTGTCGATCAACGCGGTCTTGGCTGGGCTTGCAGCGTTCATTCCCGATCGGGTTCCGGAGCAGCAACGCGGCAAGGTCGCAGCCTGGACCGGAATCTCGACGCAGATCGCGCCCCTCGTCGCACTCCTCATCGGCAACATCGCGTTCGGCATCGGCGGCGGCATCGGCTGGATGATCCTCACACCGGCACTGGTCGGCCTCGTCCTCATCGCCGTGTTCGTCTACACGGTGAAGGACCGCATTCTCGAACCGGGAACAATTCCTCGGCTCCGACTCCGGCAGCTGTTCTCCATCTTCGTCTTCAACCCCCGGAGCAACCCCGACTTCGGGTGGGCATGGCTGGGCCGCTTCCTCATCACTCTGTCGTTCGCTGCAGCAAACACCTACATGGTGTACTTCATGAACGCCCGGCTCGGCGTTCCGCTCGCCCAGGTCGCGGTGCTGCAACTCACCTTCCTTGTCGGGACCACCATTCTCATCGCGGCCAGCGCGACCATCTCTGGCGCAATATCGGACCGGCTCCGCCGTCGGAAGGGATTCGTCCTCGCCGCATCCGGGCTGATCGCACTGCACCACGTGATCGTCGCCTTCACCTTTGACTGGCCGCTCTACATCGTCGCGCTCGCGATCAGCGCGATCGCGATGGGCGTCTACTTCTCCGTTGACCTGGCGCTGGTGACCGAGGTCCTCCCTGACACACAGAACGCCGCAGCGCAGGACATGGGAATCTTCAACATCGCCAACGCACTCCCGCAATCGTTGGCGCCGGCGCTTGCGCCGCTCGCGCTCGCGATCGGCGGATCCGGTTCGAACTACACCGCGCTGTACCTCATCGCCGCAGCCGTCGCCATTGCCGGCGCGCTGACGGTCCTCCCCATCAAGGCCGTTCGATGA
- a CDS encoding TetR/AcrR family transcriptional regulator, producing MIASTARSASTSTARSTETRERILSIAAEEFAERGYAGTSIGGIAERAGVGKGLVQYHFKAKVDLALEIVQGAYAQASFANIIGSADPLRGLAAIVTSIRTVARAFREDVRVRAATRLLREHDVIPATFPTPYVSWVAVIAQCLIDAADDGEIPSRENLATEAWHLVANFYGVQEVSQRLTQREDLPERIEEMLEREFILLGVFEPRRFLVESPEDSVQL from the coding sequence ATGATCGCTTCGACCGCGCGCTCGGCCTCAACCTCGACCGCTCGCTCGACCGAGACGCGCGAGCGCATCCTGAGCATCGCGGCCGAAGAGTTCGCGGAGCGGGGCTACGCCGGAACCTCGATCGGCGGCATCGCCGAGCGGGCGGGCGTCGGCAAGGGGCTCGTGCAGTACCACTTCAAGGCGAAAGTCGACCTCGCCCTCGAGATCGTGCAGGGCGCATACGCCCAGGCGTCGTTCGCGAACATCATCGGTTCGGCTGATCCGCTGCGCGGCCTGGCCGCGATCGTCACCTCCATCCGCACGGTGGCTCGTGCCTTCCGCGAGGACGTGCGCGTGCGTGCCGCGACACGACTCCTCCGTGAGCACGACGTCATCCCCGCCACCTTTCCCACGCCGTACGTCAGTTGGGTGGCCGTGATCGCCCAGTGCCTGATTGACGCGGCGGATGACGGCGAGATCCCGTCACGGGAGAACCTCGCGACCGAGGCGTGGCACCTCGTCGCCAATTTCTACGGCGTGCAGGAGGTGTCGCAGCGGCTCACCCAGCGGGAGGACCTGCCGGAGCGCATCGAGGAGATGCTCGAACGCGAGTTCATACTGCTGGGCGTGTTCGAGCCGCGACGCTTCCTCGTCGAGTCGCCGGAGGACTCCGTCCAGTTATAG
- a CDS encoding alpha-amylase family glycosyl hydrolase — protein MTTEWWRTAAIYQIYPRSFADANGDGMGDLAGITSRMPALAELGIDAIWLSPFQTSPQRDAGYDVADYCDVDPLFGSLADFDEMLAEAHARGIRVIVDLVPNHSSDQHPWFVEALAAAEGSAERARYLFRDGSGENGDLPPNNWESVFGGRAWTRVTNPDGSAGQWYLHLFDSSQPDFDWSNEEVREEFRRILRFWLDRGVDGFRVDVAHGLVKADGLPDYTPPAEGGSMGGAAGLEGLNEGALDELPSAPYWAQDGVHEIYRDWRKLLEEYPGERILAAEAWVDPLPRTALWVRPDEMHQAFNFAYLETPWKADALRRVIDDSLATFASVGAPSTWVLSNHDVVRHASRLALTAENPQGHGIGPKSKGLPIAELGLRRARAATALMLALPGSAYIYQGEELGLPEVIDLPDDARQDPTWFRTDGERYGRDGCRVPLPWEGTSPSYGFGPGTASWLPQPAEWAELARDKQSGVEGSTLELYKLALRLRRELGLASGTLEWLGADELGTASADLVAFRNGGVTVIGNTGSAPVQLPTALGSTVLLASGPLDGADALTLPADTTVWLSA, from the coding sequence ATGACTACAGAGTGGTGGCGCACTGCCGCGATTTACCAGATTTACCCACGCTCCTTCGCAGACGCGAACGGCGACGGCATGGGCGACCTCGCCGGCATCACCTCGCGGATGCCGGCCCTGGCCGAACTGGGCATCGACGCCATCTGGCTCTCCCCGTTCCAGACCTCCCCCCAGCGCGACGCCGGCTACGACGTCGCCGACTACTGCGACGTCGACCCGCTGTTCGGCAGCCTGGCCGACTTCGACGAGATGCTCGCCGAGGCACACGCCCGCGGCATCCGCGTGATCGTCGACCTCGTGCCGAACCACTCCTCCGATCAGCACCCCTGGTTCGTCGAGGCGCTCGCGGCGGCCGAGGGCAGCGCAGAGCGTGCCCGTTACCTGTTCCGCGACGGCAGCGGCGAGAACGGCGACCTGCCACCGAACAACTGGGAGTCGGTCTTCGGCGGCCGCGCCTGGACGCGGGTGACCAACCCGGACGGCAGCGCAGGCCAGTGGTACCTGCACCTCTTCGACAGCTCCCAGCCCGACTTCGACTGGAGCAACGAGGAGGTGCGCGAGGAGTTCCGCCGCATCCTGCGCTTCTGGCTCGACCGCGGCGTCGACGGATTTCGGGTCGATGTCGCCCACGGCCTGGTCAAGGCCGACGGACTGCCCGACTACACGCCGCCGGCCGAGGGCGGCAGCATGGGCGGCGCCGCCGGCCTGGAGGGCCTCAACGAGGGCGCGCTCGACGAGCTGCCGAGCGCACCGTACTGGGCGCAGGACGGCGTTCACGAGATCTACCGCGACTGGCGCAAGCTGCTCGAGGAGTACCCGGGCGAGCGGATCCTGGCCGCCGAGGCCTGGGTCGACCCGCTGCCGCGCACCGCGCTGTGGGTGCGCCCAGACGAGATGCACCAGGCGTTCAACTTCGCCTACCTCGAGACACCGTGGAAGGCCGATGCCCTCCGCCGCGTGATCGACGACTCCCTGGCCACCTTCGCCTCGGTCGGCGCCCCGAGCACGTGGGTGCTCTCGAACCACGATGTGGTGCGCCACGCCTCCCGCCTCGCGCTCACGGCCGAGAACCCGCAGGGGCACGGTATCGGGCCGAAGTCCAAAGGCCTGCCGATCGCGGAGCTCGGCCTGCGCCGTGCCCGCGCGGCCACCGCGCTGATGCTCGCCCTGCCGGGCAGCGCATACATCTACCAGGGCGAGGAGCTCGGCCTGCCTGAGGTCATCGACCTGCCGGACGACGCCCGCCAGGACCCGACCTGGTTCCGCACCGACGGTGAGCGCTACGGCCGCGACGGATGCCGCGTCCCGCTGCCCTGGGAGGGCACCTCGCCGTCCTACGGCTTCGGTCCGGGCACGGCCTCGTGGCTGCCGCAGCCGGCCGAGTGGGCGGAGCTCGCCCGCGACAAGCAGTCCGGCGTTGAGGGGTCGACGCTCGAGCTGTACAAGCTCGCACTGCGCCTGCGCCGCGAGCTCGGTCTGGCATCCGGCACCCTGGAATGGCTCGGAGCCGACGAGCTCGGCACCGCATCCGCTGACCTCGTCGCGTTCCGCAATGGTGGCGTCACCGTGATCGGCAACACAGGCTCGGCCCCCGTGCAGCTGCCGACCGCCCTCGGTTCGACGGTGCTGCTCGCGAGCGGCCCGCTCGACGGCGCCGACGCGCTCACACTCCCGGCCGACACGACCGTCTGGCTGTCCGCCTAG
- a CDS encoding TetR/AcrR family transcriptional regulator, with amino-acid sequence MTDPNPAAAVVGRYPKGERTRERIIRVAAELFAERGYTSGSMREIAARAGLAQAGLRHHFPDKFELLIEVLRLRDASVAASVERDAADSHGGVLESIARHSVEHPGLTSLYRVLSAEAGNPEHPAHEYFRERYARALAQAVERIRLEQDLGIIDRDRDPNEIAATSTALLDGLQIQAALVDDFDPVPTIRAFVEGCRPR; translated from the coding sequence ATGACGGATCCCAACCCTGCAGCGGCCGTCGTCGGCCGCTATCCGAAGGGCGAGCGCACGCGCGAGCGCATCATCCGTGTCGCGGCCGAGCTGTTCGCGGAGCGGGGGTACACGAGTGGCTCCATGCGGGAGATCGCCGCGCGGGCGGGTCTTGCGCAGGCCGGGTTGCGGCACCACTTTCCCGACAAGTTCGAGCTCCTCATCGAGGTGCTCCGGCTTCGGGATGCATCCGTCGCGGCCTCCGTCGAGCGTGATGCGGCCGACAGCCACGGTGGCGTCCTCGAGAGCATCGCGCGCCACAGTGTCGAGCACCCTGGACTCACCTCGCTCTACCGCGTGCTGTCGGCGGAAGCCGGCAATCCAGAGCACCCGGCGCACGAATACTTCCGTGAGCGCTACGCCCGTGCACTCGCTCAGGCCGTCGAGCGCATCCGCCTCGAGCAGGATCTGGGCATCATTGACCGAGACCGCGACCCGAACGAGATTGCCGCCACGAGCACGGCACTCCTTGACGGGCTCCAAATCCAGGCTGCGCTCGTCGACGATTTCGACCCGGTGCCGACGATCCGGGCGTTCGTCGAGGGGTGTCGGCCCCGGTAG
- a CDS encoding NmrA family NAD(P)-binding protein, translating to MTIVITGATGQLGSLVVDALLQAGTPAAEIVGTGRNEQRLAELRERGIRTVVADYNDGAALEAAFAGADAVLLISGSEVGQRVAQHASVIAAAKAAGVGRLVYTSAPAAASSALILAPEHKATEELIAASGIPSTILRNGWYTENYLGALSQAAASGEVVASVGGGRVASASRADYATAAAVVLVDASHSGAVYELSGDVAWTHAEFAEAAAEVLERPVSYRNLSPEEHQAALEQAGLDAGTAGFVVALDGNIRDGLLAETSGELARLIGRPTTPLRAELATAAAGLAA from the coding sequence ATGACCATCGTGATCACCGGAGCAACGGGCCAGCTCGGCTCCCTCGTCGTCGATGCACTGCTGCAGGCCGGAACGCCGGCAGCCGAGATCGTCGGCACCGGCCGCAACGAGCAGCGTCTCGCGGAGCTGCGGGAGCGCGGCATCCGCACCGTCGTCGCCGATTACAACGACGGCGCCGCACTCGAGGCGGCATTCGCCGGCGCGGATGCCGTGCTGCTCATCTCCGGGAGCGAGGTCGGCCAGCGCGTCGCCCAGCACGCCTCCGTCATCGCAGCAGCCAAGGCCGCCGGCGTCGGCCGTCTCGTCTACACGAGCGCACCGGCCGCTGCCAGCTCCGCGCTCATTCTCGCGCCGGAGCACAAGGCCACCGAGGAGCTCATCGCCGCCTCCGGCATCCCGTCCACGATCCTGCGGAACGGCTGGTACACCGAGAACTACCTCGGAGCCCTGAGCCAGGCCGCCGCAAGCGGCGAGGTCGTGGCCAGCGTCGGCGGAGGCCGCGTGGCCAGCGCCAGCCGTGCCGACTATGCGACTGCCGCAGCGGTCGTGCTCGTCGACGCGAGCCACAGCGGAGCGGTCTACGAGCTGAGCGGTGACGTCGCGTGGACCCACGCCGAGTTCGCCGAGGCCGCCGCCGAGGTGCTCGAGCGCCCGGTCAGCTACCGCAACCTCAGCCCGGAGGAGCACCAGGCCGCACTGGAGCAGGCCGGCCTCGACGCCGGTACCGCCGGCTTCGTCGTCGCACTCGACGGCAACATCCGTGACGGGCTGCTTGCCGAGACGAGCGGCGAACTCGCCCGCCTGATCGGCCGCCCGACCACGCCGCTGCGTGCAGAGCTCGCGACTGCCGCAGCGGGCCTCGCCGCCTGA
- a CDS encoding GNAT family N-acetyltransferase, with translation MSTQPAPGPRIVTERLLLRRWTDADRAPFARMNADPAVMEHFPAVLDAAASDALIDRIEAGFERNALDRGAFGLWAVERLDSGQFIGFVGLAVPAFTAHFTSPPGSEPGPAVEIGWRLAADAWGNGFASEAASAVLEYGFGTIGLGEIVSFTARSNVRSQRVMERIGMVRDVAGDFSHPALPADHPLAPHFLYRARPLSGQAQPGIRRDSPGSRR, from the coding sequence GTGAGTACACAGCCAGCACCCGGGCCGCGGATCGTCACGGAGCGCCTGCTGCTGCGGCGCTGGACGGATGCCGACCGGGCGCCCTTCGCCCGAATGAACGCCGACCCGGCCGTGATGGAGCACTTTCCCGCGGTGCTGGACGCCGCGGCATCGGATGCGCTGATCGATCGGATCGAGGCCGGCTTCGAGCGGAACGCGCTCGACCGCGGTGCCTTCGGGCTCTGGGCGGTGGAGCGGCTGGACTCCGGGCAGTTCATCGGCTTCGTCGGGCTCGCGGTGCCCGCCTTCACCGCCCACTTCACCTCGCCGCCCGGATCCGAACCGGGGCCGGCCGTCGAGATCGGCTGGCGCTTGGCCGCGGACGCCTGGGGAAACGGCTTCGCGAGCGAGGCGGCATCCGCGGTGCTGGAGTACGGATTCGGCACCATCGGCCTTGGCGAGATCGTCTCGTTCACCGCTCGCTCGAACGTGCGCTCGCAGCGCGTGATGGAGCGCATCGGCATGGTGCGCGACGTGGCCGGTGACTTCAGCCACCCGGCGCTGCCCGCCGACCACCCGCTCGCTCCGCACTTTCTTTATCGGGCCCGGCCTCTATCGGGCCAGGCGCAGCCCGGAATCCGCCGTGATTCACCGGGGAGTCGCCGGTGA
- a CDS encoding glycoside hydrolase family 1 protein: MARLHDGFLWGASTSGHQVEGGNVSSDWWRHEGSGMFPELSGDAVDHYHRYPEDMRLLADAGLTAYRFGIEWARIEPERGQISNAQLQHYRRMIDTAIHSGLTPVVTLHHFTSPYWFTEAGGWNADDALDRWASYVEAVIPILDGVEWVCTINEPNILALMSTFLSTPVAEAGPTMAQQGPVIPSVDVGQRLGEAHRVARDILRRGTSAKVGWTVAQQAFTATAGNDEVFERTVWAWEDLYLEVSRDDDFVGVQAYTSQAVDANGPVPHPASPDNTLTGWAYRPDALGMALRHAHGVTGKPLLVTENGIATADDARRIDYTREALRHLITAVEDGIDVRGYLHWSALDNYEWGHWGPTFGLIAVDRQTFERHPKPSLAWLGQLARSGAAEIPDGSHDFSPAADAILADSSGAELNRNSRLGDILDDPHGRAVLEAEVPGIADHPQLALARGMSLVAIAGFAGGTLSETALDQIELRLRAGA; this comes from the coding sequence ATGGCACGACTTCACGACGGCTTCCTCTGGGGAGCGTCAACCTCTGGGCATCAGGTCGAAGGTGGCAATGTGTCCAGCGACTGGTGGCGCCATGAGGGCTCCGGCATGTTCCCGGAGCTCAGCGGTGATGCCGTCGATCACTACCATCGGTACCCCGAGGACATGCGGTTGCTCGCCGACGCCGGGCTGACGGCATACCGGTTCGGCATCGAGTGGGCGCGAATCGAGCCAGAGCGCGGACAGATCTCGAACGCCCAGCTGCAGCACTACCGTCGCATGATCGACACCGCCATCCACAGCGGGCTCACCCCGGTCGTCACTCTGCACCACTTCACCTCGCCGTACTGGTTCACCGAGGCGGGTGGCTGGAACGCCGATGATGCCCTCGACCGCTGGGCCTCGTACGTTGAGGCCGTCATACCGATCCTGGACGGTGTCGAGTGGGTCTGCACGATCAACGAGCCGAACATCCTCGCCCTGATGAGCACCTTCCTCTCCACTCCAGTCGCTGAGGCGGGCCCGACGATGGCACAGCAGGGGCCCGTCATCCCCTCCGTCGACGTCGGGCAGCGGCTGGGCGAGGCCCACCGGGTCGCTCGCGACATCCTCCGGCGAGGAACGTCGGCGAAAGTCGGCTGGACCGTGGCGCAGCAAGCGTTCACCGCGACAGCGGGCAATGACGAGGTGTTCGAGAGGACCGTCTGGGCGTGGGAAGACCTCTACCTTGAGGTCTCGCGCGACGACGACTTCGTGGGGGTACAGGCCTACACGAGCCAGGCCGTCGACGCGAACGGCCCGGTTCCGCACCCCGCGAGCCCGGACAACACACTCACGGGCTGGGCATACCGACCGGATGCCCTCGGAATGGCACTCCGGCATGCCCACGGCGTCACCGGCAAGCCGCTGCTCGTGACCGAGAACGGCATCGCCACAGCCGACGACGCTCGCCGCATCGACTACACCCGTGAAGCCCTGCGCCACCTCATCACCGCCGTTGAAGACGGCATCGACGTGCGCGGATACCTGCACTGGTCCGCGCTCGACAACTACGAGTGGGGCCACTGGGGGCCGACCTTCGGACTCATCGCCGTCGACCGGCAGACATTCGAACGTCACCCCAAGCCCAGCCTCGCCTGGCTCGGCCAGCTCGCCAGGAGCGGTGCGGCGGAGATCCCGGATGGGAGCCATGACTTCTCACCCGCGGCGGACGCCATCCTGGCCGACTCGAGCGGCGCTGAGCTCAATCGCAACAGCCGCCTCGGCGACATCCTCGACGACCCGCACGGTCGCGCGGTTCTCGAAGCGGAGGTTCCGGGCATTGCTGACCACCCGCAGCTTGCACTCGCGCGAGGGATGTCACTCGTCGCGATCGCGGGGTTCGCCGGCGGCACCCTCTCCGAGACGGCGCTGGATCAGATCGAGCTGCGTCTCCGCGCCGGAGCGTGA
- a CDS encoding inositol monophosphatase family protein — protein sequence MSVELLETVRRIALEAGALAADLRSEGVSVAASKSSDVDVVTAADRETEALIRALIAAERPHDGFYGEESDAAAGSSGLVWVVDPIDGTVNYLYGTPAWAVSIAVGELDPDAAPDAEPTASWRALAGAVYAPSVRELYTASAGGGAWLERLDRESGAPERLRVNPNPTLAHALVGTGFSYIAERRAAQGAVLGAVLPRVRDIRRGGSAALDLCAVASGRLDAYYERHINPWDHAAGALIAREAGARVAGLHGAPATSQLVIAAEPGLFAELHAALVDAGIGA from the coding sequence ATGAGTGTTGAATTGCTGGAGACTGTCCGCCGGATCGCACTCGAGGCGGGCGCGCTCGCCGCGGATCTCCGCAGCGAGGGGGTCTCGGTTGCCGCAAGCAAGTCGAGCGACGTCGACGTCGTCACGGCCGCCGACCGCGAGACCGAGGCGCTGATCCGGGCGCTGATCGCCGCCGAACGCCCCCACGACGGCTTCTATGGCGAGGAATCGGATGCCGCCGCCGGCAGCTCTGGACTCGTCTGGGTCGTCGACCCCATCGACGGCACCGTCAACTACCTCTACGGCACTCCCGCGTGGGCAGTGAGCATCGCGGTGGGCGAGCTCGACCCCGACGCGGCACCCGACGCCGAGCCGACCGCGTCATGGCGGGCGCTCGCCGGTGCCGTCTATGCGCCATCCGTCCGGGAGCTCTACACGGCCAGCGCGGGCGGCGGAGCCTGGCTCGAGCGCCTTGACCGCGAGTCGGGGGCGCCGGAGCGACTGCGGGTGAACCCCAACCCAACGCTCGCACACGCCCTGGTCGGAACCGGCTTCTCCTACATCGCGGAGCGCCGCGCCGCCCAGGGTGCGGTGCTCGGCGCGGTGCTGCCGCGCGTGCGCGACATCCGCCGCGGAGGCAGTGCCGCGCTGGACCTCTGCGCCGTGGCATCCGGACGCCTCGACGCCTATTACGAGCGCCACATCAACCCGTGGGATCACGCGGCGGGCGCGCTGATCGCGCGGGAGGCCGGAGCCCGGGTGGCCGGCCTGCACGGCGCCCCCGCGACATCGCAGCTGGTGATCGCTGCCGAACCCGGACTCTTCGCCGAGCTGCACGCGGCTCTCGTGGATGCCGGCATCGGGGCGTGA
- a CDS encoding peptidoglycan DD-metalloendopeptidase family protein → MLADTTAPDAPASGTGVPVQPGAADADRPLTRREIRERERAIELAAQTPLATPPAEQQPAEPSGLTATAVLPIVPEVPTRTAVIPIATQISQQPEPAPRTAASYSALLESLVLPTPEAAPLATAQSFATASQASISIPTAEQPPAVATEFGSSDAPALRRSRRAASVDFDIAPTPTVSADFGGEAGTPRASWGLGPMVADVSPRTAPVPGPRRRSTAAPADSDATPSAPSASAPSAQAQAQAPAAPASNKASALRPLGRRIVAKTSVVVAMGFVALMAVATSVPAEALLTADDVKAATLLAQSSSSNEPGQSIVASGDSITVQTDGYETSTIAEAAAASGIRMEATFVNNPAGSVQWPFLVGVHVGDRFGYRDCAGCSSNHGGQDFNPGLGAEIQSIADGVVTLAEDGEGSLGVHMMIEHQINGETITSVYAHMQHGTMRYSVGDVVKVGDVIGNTGNTGMSTGPHLHFEIRLGGINGTKVDPLDWLYANTN, encoded by the coding sequence TTGCTTGCTGACACCACTGCCCCAGACGCCCCTGCGTCCGGCACTGGTGTACCGGTTCAGCCGGGTGCCGCCGATGCAGATCGCCCGCTGACGCGGCGCGAGATCCGTGAGCGGGAACGCGCGATCGAGCTCGCCGCACAGACGCCGCTCGCGACCCCGCCGGCCGAGCAGCAGCCGGCAGAGCCGAGTGGCCTGACCGCGACCGCCGTTCTGCCGATCGTTCCTGAGGTGCCGACTCGCACCGCCGTCATCCCGATCGCGACCCAGATCTCGCAGCAGCCGGAGCCGGCTCCCCGCACGGCGGCCTCGTACTCGGCGCTGCTCGAGTCGCTGGTGCTGCCGACGCCGGAGGCCGCTCCGCTGGCCACCGCGCAGTCGTTCGCCACGGCCTCCCAGGCCTCCATCAGCATCCCGACGGCTGAGCAGCCGCCCGCCGTTGCCACCGAGTTCGGCTCCTCGGATGCCCCGGCCCTGCGCCGTTCGCGCCGCGCCGCCTCCGTCGACTTCGACATCGCGCCGACTCCCACGGTTTCCGCCGACTTCGGCGGCGAAGCGGGCACGCCCCGTGCGAGCTGGGGCCTCGGCCCCATGGTCGCGGACGTGTCGCCGCGTACCGCGCCCGTCCCCGGACCGCGCCGCCGCAGCACTGCCGCACCCGCCGACTCCGACGCGACTCCCTCTGCGCCGTCCGCTTCTGCACCGTCCGCTCAGGCTCAGGCTCAGGCTCCAGCAGCTCCTGCGTCGAACAAGGCGAGCGCGCTGCGTCCGCTCGGGCGCCGTATCGTCGCGAAGACCTCCGTCGTCGTCGCGATGGGCTTCGTCGCTCTCATGGCCGTTGCTACCTCCGTTCCTGCCGAGGCGCTGCTGACGGCCGACGACGTCAAGGCCGCGACCCTCCTCGCGCAGAGTTCGAGCAGCAACGAGCCCGGCCAGTCCATCGTCGCCAGCGGGGACTCGATCACCGTGCAGACGGACGGCTACGAGACCTCCACGATCGCTGAGGCGGCGGCCGCCAGCGGCATCCGCATGGAAGCCACCTTCGTCAACAACCCGGCCGGCAGCGTGCAGTGGCCGTTCCTCGTCGGCGTCCACGTCGGCGACCGCTTCGGCTACCGCGACTGCGCGGGCTGTTCAAGCAACCACGGCGGCCAGGACTTCAACCCCGGTCTCGGCGCCGAGATCCAGTCGATCGCCGACGGCGTCGTGACGCTCGCCGAGGACGGCGAGGGCAGCCTCGGTGTGCACATGATGATCGAGCACCAGATCAACGGCGAGACCATCACCAGCGTCTACGCACACATGCAGCACGGCACGATGCGGTACAGCGTCGGCGACGTCGTCAAGGTCGGCGACGTCATCGGCAACACGGGCAACACCGGCATGAGCACGGGCCCGCACCTGCACTTCGAGATCCGCCTGGGCGGCATCAACGGCACCAAGGTCGACCCGCTCGACTGGCTGTACGCCAACACCAACTAG